One Dermatophagoides farinae isolate YC_2012a chromosome 6, ASM2471394v1, whole genome shotgun sequence genomic window carries:
- the LOC124494249 gene encoding calcium-binding protein E63-1 has product MIHKIMKKAMSSKSSSKSSTTGSMHKSKYKKIDDGQLKCAFAMFDTNHDGKLNSDEMKHMMTSIGVAVSDRMLQKIFKEASKSGDQLINEQDFLHWFSRFKTPKDDDAEADLKAAFLVFDKDKNGYITRDELKSAMLMMDESITERDLDELLKTTDHDRDGKINYEEFIKTLL; this is encoded by the exons ATGATCCATAAGATCATGAAGAAAGCAATG tcatcaaaatcatcatcaaaatcatcgacCACTGGATCTATGCATAAAtctaaatataaaaaaattgatgatggccaattaAAATGTGCATTTGCAATGTTTGACACTAATCATGATGGTAAATTAAATTccgatgaaatgaaacatatGATGACCAGTATAGGTGTCGCTGTATCTGATCGAATGTtgcaaaaaatatttaaagaAGCATCAAAAAGTg gtgatcaattaattaatgaacaAGATTTTTTACATTGGTTTTCACGTTTCAAAACAccaaaagatgatgatgctgaagCCGATTTGAAGGCAGCATTTTTAGTATTtgataaagataaaaatgGTTATATAACACGTGATGAACTTAAATCGGCAATGTTAATGATGGATGAATCAATTACCGAAAGAGATTTGgatgaattattgaaaacaacTGACCATGATCGTGATGGtaaaattaattatgaagaatttattaaaacattattatag